A DNA window from Paenibacillus segetis contains the following coding sequences:
- a CDS encoding spore germination protein, producing the protein MKNLESGGTSIANKTSSYSLSTSLDDTLAMFRQIFSNDGTLRIRVIENAKCSSIRCGLIFIDGMIDRNQINEDVIRPITSYQFDESERSGTAELMDKIRKQVFNVSDVTDFTDLDEIIAAIISGKTVFLLDGYSGALSISAQGWEIRAISDPITETVTRGSREGFTESMQVNLTLIRRRIQDSDLKFIFLQVGTRSNTQTCLCYLESLASPDILKELQERLKKVEIDHILDTGYIAELIRDEPYSPFETIGSTERPDTVVGKLMEGRIALLIEGSPFALTLPYVFVENFQTSEDYYMNFYFASFNRILRIFGAFLSFSIPAGYVALVTYSQEMVPTQLLLSIAKARMDVPFPTIVEALLMLTVFEILREAGSRIPTNVGQAVSIVGALVLGQAAVDARIVSAPMVIVVGLTGITTLLNPKITGPLIIIRFLLLCMASFMGIYGYFIGMLGLVVHLMSLRSFGVSYMIGVGSIRPQDIKDTLVRVPWWDMYLRPAVIGVRNMKRKSSRNKGRQ; encoded by the coding sequence GTGAAGAACCTGGAAAGTGGCGGAACTAGCATAGCTAACAAGACATCTTCATATTCCCTTAGTACGTCACTAGATGATACTTTAGCCATGTTTCGGCAGATATTCAGTAATGATGGCACACTTAGAATAAGAGTAATTGAGAATGCAAAGTGTAGCAGCATTCGCTGCGGTCTGATTTTTATTGACGGAATGATTGATAGGAACCAGATTAATGAGGATGTTATCAGACCTATAACGAGCTATCAGTTTGACGAATCGGAACGAAGTGGTACAGCAGAGCTGATGGATAAAATCAGAAAACAAGTTTTTAATGTTAGTGATGTAACGGACTTTACGGATCTGGATGAAATAATCGCTGCAATTATATCGGGGAAAACCGTATTCCTACTGGATGGTTATTCCGGCGCACTTAGTATTAGTGCACAAGGTTGGGAGATAAGGGCCATATCCGATCCGATAACGGAAACAGTTACCAGAGGATCGCGTGAAGGGTTTACTGAGTCAATGCAAGTAAATCTGACGCTTATAAGGAGGAGAATACAGGATTCCGATTTGAAGTTTATATTTCTCCAGGTAGGAACACGCAGTAACACACAAACCTGCCTCTGTTATCTTGAAAGCCTGGCGTCACCAGATATTCTTAAGGAACTTCAAGAACGACTGAAGAAGGTAGAAATTGATCATATTCTGGATACGGGATATATTGCGGAATTAATTCGGGATGAACCTTATTCTCCTTTCGAAACGATTGGAAGCACAGAGCGCCCTGATACAGTGGTTGGTAAGCTCATGGAGGGCAGAATTGCTCTACTTATCGAGGGCAGTCCCTTTGCTCTAACGCTCCCTTATGTGTTTGTAGAAAATTTTCAAACCAGCGAAGACTATTACATGAACTTTTATTTTGCCTCTTTTAATCGGATATTAAGGATTTTTGGAGCATTTCTGTCCTTTAGCATCCCGGCTGGATATGTTGCGTTAGTTACCTATAGTCAGGAGATGGTACCGACACAGCTTCTGCTCAGCATTGCGAAGGCAAGGATGGATGTACCTTTTCCAACAATTGTAGAAGCGCTACTGATGTTGACCGTATTCGAGATCCTGCGGGAGGCGGGTTCCAGAATACCAACTAACGTTGGCCAAGCTGTCAGTATTGTGGGAGCTTTGGTTCTGGGACAGGCGGCTGTAGATGCTAGGATTGTCAGCGCTCCAATGGTTATTGTAGTTGGTCTTACGGGAATAACAACACTACTTAATCCAAAGATTACGGGCCCTTTAATCATAATCAGGTTTCTGTTGCTATGTATGGCCTCTTTTATGGGGATATACGGGTATTTCATAGGCATGCTTGGTCTGGTAGTTCATTTGATGAGTCTTCGTTCATTTGGGGTTTCTTATATGATTGGAGTAGGTTCAATCCGGCCGCAGGATATAAAGGATACTTTGGTTCGAGTACCGTGGTGGGATATGTACTTACGCCCGGCGGTCATAGGGGTCAGAAATATGAAGAGAAAATCATCTAGAAACAAGGGACGACAGTGA
- the uvrA gene encoding excinuclease ABC subunit UvrA, which produces MASENIVIKGARAHNLKNINITIPRDRFVVLTGLSGSGKSSLAFDTIYAEGQRRYVESLSAYARQFLGQMEKPDVDSIEGLSPAISIDQKTTSRNPRSTVGTVTEIYDYLRLLFARVGHPHCPEHGVEISSQTVEQMVDRIMQYPEKTRLQILSPVISGKKGEHKSLFTEISKQGFVRVRVNGEQRDLSENIELEKNKKHSIEVIVDRIVVKEDVRSRLADSIETALKMSGGQLLVDIIGQEELRFSSNFACPICGFSIDELSPRMFSFNSPFGACQECDGLGAKMVIDPDLLIPNPEKSIEQGAFEAWAGSTSNYYPQFLRSVCEHFDIPQDVPVSELSKDQMDKLLYGTGNTKVRFRYQNDFGMSKDAYVTFEGIIPNLERRYRETSSDGIREFIEGFMGSKPCGSCKGHRLKPEVLAVTINDQNIAYVTSLSIGEAREFFDGLQLSDKEMTIAHMILKEINSRLGFLVNVGLDYLTMSRTAGSLSGGEAQRIRLATQIGSSLMGVLYILDEPSIGLHQRDNDRLIETLAHMRDIGNTLIVVEHDEDTMLAADYIIDIGPGAGIHGGHVVSQGTPQEVMNDPNSLTGQYLSGKRFIEVSGERRKPDGRWLEVKGAKENNLKNINVKFPIGVFTAVTGVSGSGKSTLVNEILYKTLARDLNRAKVRPGQYRELKGLEHVDKVVDIDQSPIGRTPRSNPATYTGVFDDIRDLFSNTNEAKVRGYKKGRFSFNIKGGRCEACRGDGILKIEMHFLPDVYVPCEICKGKRYNRETLEVKYKNKSIADVLEMTVEDATDFFQNIPKIHRKLETLLDVGLGYINLGQPATTLSGGEAQRVKLASELYRRSTGKTIYILDEPTTGLHVDDIDRLLKVLHRLVDSGETVLVIEHNLDVIKTADYLIDLGPEGGSGGGTILATGTPEEIVKVAESYTGQYLAPVLERDTKRTEELKVRG; this is translated from the coding sequence GTGGCCAGTGAGAATATCGTCATAAAAGGCGCTAGAGCGCACAATTTGAAAAATATCAATATCACCATTCCGCGTGATCGGTTTGTTGTGCTGACGGGACTAAGTGGTTCAGGCAAATCATCGCTTGCTTTTGACACGATTTATGCTGAAGGACAACGCCGATATGTAGAATCGCTTTCCGCATATGCCCGCCAGTTCTTGGGACAAATGGAGAAGCCAGATGTCGATTCTATAGAGGGACTCTCACCGGCTATATCGATTGATCAGAAGACCACTAGCCGTAACCCACGTTCAACTGTCGGAACCGTTACGGAAATTTACGATTATTTACGGTTGTTGTTCGCACGGGTTGGACATCCTCACTGCCCTGAGCATGGAGTAGAAATTTCCTCTCAAACAGTTGAACAGATGGTAGACCGTATTATGCAGTATCCTGAGAAGACGAGACTGCAAATTTTGTCTCCTGTTATATCCGGGAAGAAAGGTGAACACAAGAGCCTCTTCACTGAGATTTCCAAACAAGGTTTTGTTCGTGTGCGTGTAAATGGGGAACAACGTGATCTCTCGGAGAATATTGAACTTGAGAAGAACAAGAAGCATTCCATCGAGGTCATTGTTGACCGGATTGTAGTGAAAGAGGACGTTCGTAGCCGCCTTGCTGATTCTATCGAAACGGCACTTAAGATGTCGGGGGGACAATTACTTGTCGACATCATTGGACAAGAAGAATTGCGTTTTAGTTCTAATTTTGCGTGTCCAATTTGTGGTTTCAGTATAGATGAACTATCCCCACGGATGTTCTCCTTTAATAGTCCATTTGGTGCTTGTCAGGAATGTGATGGATTAGGTGCGAAGATGGTGATTGATCCTGACTTGCTCATTCCAAACCCAGAGAAGAGTATTGAGCAGGGGGCATTTGAGGCATGGGCAGGTAGCACGTCCAATTATTATCCGCAATTTCTAAGGTCGGTTTGTGAACACTTCGACATTCCTCAGGATGTACCTGTATCGGAATTGAGCAAAGATCAGATGGATAAGCTGCTCTATGGAACAGGTAACACGAAGGTTCGCTTCCGTTATCAGAACGATTTTGGAATGAGTAAAGATGCTTACGTTACCTTTGAAGGCATTATTCCAAATCTTGAACGCCGTTATCGTGAGACAAGCTCGGATGGAATACGGGAGTTTATAGAGGGATTTATGGGCTCCAAACCGTGTGGTAGTTGTAAAGGCCATCGTTTGAAGCCAGAAGTACTTGCGGTGACGATTAATGATCAGAATATAGCGTATGTGACTTCCCTATCTATTGGAGAGGCTAGGGAGTTCTTTGATGGTCTGCAATTGAGCGACAAAGAAATGACAATCGCTCATATGATTCTTAAGGAAATCAATAGTAGATTGGGCTTTCTCGTCAATGTAGGGCTTGATTATCTAACGATGAGTCGGACTGCAGGTTCGTTATCTGGTGGCGAGGCTCAACGTATTCGCCTAGCAACGCAGATTGGCTCCAGTCTAATGGGTGTCTTATATATCCTGGATGAGCCAAGTATTGGCCTTCATCAGCGGGATAACGATCGATTAATTGAGACATTGGCACATATGCGCGATATCGGTAATACATTGATTGTCGTTGAGCATGATGAGGATACGATGTTAGCTGCTGATTATATTATCGATATTGGCCCTGGGGCAGGTATACATGGTGGACACGTAGTTTCACAAGGCACACCTCAGGAGGTCATGAATGATCCTAACTCGTTGACCGGGCAGTATTTGAGTGGGAAGAGATTCATCGAGGTTAGCGGTGAAAGACGTAAGCCTGACGGTCGATGGTTGGAAGTTAAGGGAGCCAAGGAGAACAACCTTAAGAATATTAATGTGAAGTTCCCAATCGGTGTTTTTACGGCTGTAACAGGCGTGTCGGGATCAGGTAAATCGACATTGGTGAACGAAATCTTATATAAAACACTGGCTCGTGATCTCAACAGAGCTAAAGTTCGACCAGGACAATATCGTGAACTCAAGGGTCTTGAGCATGTTGATAAGGTTGTAGATATTGACCAATCACCAATTGGTCGTACACCACGTTCTAACCCAGCAACTTATACCGGGGTATTCGATGATATTAGAGATCTGTTCTCTAATACCAATGAGGCGAAGGTACGTGGATACAAGAAGGGACGTTTCAGCTTTAATATCAAAGGTGGCCGCTGTGAGGCTTGCCGCGGTGATGGAATTCTCAAAATCGAGATGCACTTCTTGCCGGACGTTTATGTACCCTGCGAGATCTGTAAAGGTAAACGGTATAACCGAGAAACGTTAGAGGTGAAATACAAGAATAAGAGTATTGCCGATGTGCTGGAGATGACCGTTGAAGATGCAACAGATTTCTTCCAGAACATACCGAAGATCCATCGTAAGCTTGAAACGTTGCTGGATGTCGGGCTCGGATATATTAATCTTGGACAGCCTGCTACGACATTGTCTGGTGGGGAAGCTCAACGTGTGAAGCTGGCCTCTGAGTTGTATCGCCGTAGCACGGGTAAGACCATTTACATTTTGGACGAGCCCACAACGGGACTACATGTCGATGATATCGATCGTCTGCTCAAAGTGTTGCATCGTCTTGTAGATTCCGGTGAAACGGTACTGGTTATCGAGCATAATTTGGATGTAATCAAGACCGCAGACTATCTTATTGATCTAGGTCCAGAAGGTGGAAGTGGCGGTGGAACAATTCTCGCAACGGGAACACCAGAAGAAATCGTGAAGGTAGCTGAGTCATACACAGGACAATACTTAGCACCAGTTCTGGAACGGGATACGAAACGTACAGAAGAACTGAAGGTACGAGGGTAA
- a CDS encoding Ger(x)C family spore germination protein — MLQVKRVLLKLIVLLSLVTISGCWNYAEVDDLSIVAGVAIDKNPADGKLLLTVELVDTKSGPKQMQAGYKTISLAGDTMFDIVRKMISMTGKKLFWSHAKVIIISEEVARQEGVVRFIDWVTRDTETRADVFIFVSKEKTAREILNLKSTLDSITSFELAQMMRDEKYASSAPVVEIWDFINKLGTHGKSAIAPLVYIHHNDKDNNERVGGTAVFIKDRMVGTLSDEESKYMLFAKNDIKGGVLPVKDEAGKPIFSLEIISNETKIKPVLTKEGVQIQINTVTHTGLDEVMSSTGFTNFQSLKTIEQRAAEELEKNILAVIQNVQRKYHSDVFGFGEVVYERMPKAWRTMEKQWENEFSKLVVTVKSKVLIDSSGKTQRSIRVGD; from the coding sequence ATGTTACAGGTGAAACGGGTATTGCTGAAACTGATTGTTCTATTATCACTAGTTACGATTTCGGGTTGCTGGAATTACGCTGAAGTAGATGATCTGTCCATTGTCGCAGGTGTAGCGATTGACAAGAACCCAGCAGATGGAAAGCTGCTATTAACAGTGGAATTGGTCGATACAAAGAGCGGGCCAAAGCAGATGCAGGCAGGCTACAAGACGATTAGTCTTGCTGGAGATACAATGTTTGACATTGTCAGAAAAATGATCTCAATGACAGGTAAAAAGCTATTTTGGAGTCATGCCAAAGTGATTATAATCAGCGAGGAGGTTGCCCGGCAGGAAGGTGTAGTTAGATTTATTGATTGGGTCACAAGAGACACGGAAACGAGAGCGGATGTTTTTATATTTGTATCCAAGGAGAAAACAGCCCGAGAAATTCTTAATCTTAAGAGCACATTGGATTCGATCACTTCCTTCGAATTAGCGCAAATGATGAGAGATGAGAAGTATGCTAGTTCCGCTCCAGTTGTTGAGATTTGGGATTTTATAAATAAACTAGGAACTCATGGGAAGAGTGCAATAGCACCGCTAGTGTATATTCATCATAATGATAAGGATAATAATGAGCGAGTCGGCGGAACAGCAGTTTTTATTAAAGATCGAATGGTTGGCACTCTCAGCGATGAAGAAAGTAAATATATGCTGTTTGCCAAAAATGATATAAAAGGAGGAGTACTGCCCGTGAAAGATGAGGCGGGTAAACCAATCTTCTCATTGGAAATTATATCAAACGAAACGAAAATAAAGCCTGTATTGACTAAAGAGGGAGTCCAAATTCAGATTAACACGGTGACTCATACGGGCCTGGACGAGGTTATGTCTTCGACAGGCTTCACTAATTTCCAGAGCCTAAAAACAATTGAACAACGTGCTGCGGAGGAACTTGAGAAAAATATTTTGGCGGTAATTCAAAACGTGCAGCGGAAGTATCATAGTGATGTTTTTGGGTTTGGAGAGGTTGTTTATGAGCGTATGCCAAAGGCGTGGAGAACTATGGAAAAACAATGGGAAAATGAATTCAGTAAATTAGTGGTTACGGTTAAGTCAAAGGTATTAATTGATAGCAGCGGCAAAACGCAAAGATCAATTAGAGTAGGTGATTAA
- a CDS encoding GerAB/ArcD/ProY family transporter → MNKETIPGSQTTSITIMFMIGSSLFMGGSQQSGNSIWIALLLAIAISVPLMCLYARLHVLFPDKNIFDMLIAVFGRVVGKMITCLYIWYALHLGSLVLRNFGEFSKTVPLNETPMIVPMLCIGLLSVWAVKAGIEVIGRTAKFLVLLTLFAIFILQILSISKFEFHHLLPLLDIDWNDVLNDTLSEFTFPFAEIVLLLGAFHSMSNQSSAYRVLLRGMLISGGVILLVYLRNLLMLSPNILSGLYFPSYVAISRITIGDFLTRMEGSAAILFVTAIFIKVSLCLYVISQGISKLFNLKTYRSVVLQMGLVMVYLSVFIYKDIMEMEYFAYNIYKAYAVPFQLLIPLMLWIGGEIIARRNKSKVAPV, encoded by the coding sequence GTGAACAAAGAAACGATTCCGGGTAGTCAGACGACTAGCATAACAATTATGTTTATGATCGGCAGTTCATTGTTCATGGGAGGTTCCCAGCAGTCCGGCAACAGCATTTGGATCGCTTTACTACTGGCGATCGCAATTTCAGTTCCACTTATGTGTTTGTATGCCAGATTGCATGTCCTGTTTCCTGATAAGAATATTTTTGATATGTTGATTGCTGTCTTCGGTAGGGTAGTAGGAAAAATGATTACTTGTTTATATATATGGTATGCTCTGCATTTAGGGTCTCTAGTGTTGCGAAATTTTGGTGAGTTCAGCAAAACGGTTCCATTAAACGAAACGCCGATGATTGTGCCTATGTTATGTATCGGGCTACTCAGTGTTTGGGCGGTAAAAGCAGGGATTGAAGTAATCGGAAGAACAGCGAAGTTCTTGGTTCTGCTTACGTTATTTGCGATCTTCATCCTACAAATTTTGTCAATTTCCAAGTTCGAATTCCATCATCTGTTGCCGTTGCTGGATATTGACTGGAACGATGTTTTGAACGATACCCTGAGTGAATTCACTTTTCCATTTGCCGAGATTGTATTGTTGCTGGGCGCCTTTCATTCTATGTCGAATCAAAGCTCAGCCTATCGGGTTCTGTTACGTGGGATGCTGATTTCCGGGGGAGTTATTTTGTTAGTCTATCTGCGTAATCTGTTGATGCTAAGTCCTAATATCTTATCCGGCCTGTACTTCCCTTCTTATGTGGCGATCAGCCGGATCACTATAGGGGATTTTCTGACGAGAATGGAGGGCTCCGCGGCGATTCTGTTTGTAACAGCTATTTTTATCAAGGTAAGTCTGTGTTTATATGTGATCAGTCAAGGAATTTCCAAGTTGTTTAACCTGAAGACGTACCGCTCCGTAGTTCTACAGATGGGCCTAGTTATGGTCTATTTGTCGGTTTTTATTTACAAGGATATTATGGAAATGGAGTACTTCGCCTATAACATTTATAAGGCTTATGCTGTCCCTTTTCAGCTGCTTATCCCGCTGATGTTATGGATTGGGGGAGAGATCATAGCTAGAAGAAATAAGAGTAAGGTAGCGCCAGTGTGA
- a CDS encoding U32 family peptidase gives MSNTALTRQDVELLAPAGDWDCMRAAVANGADAVFFGVEKFNARARANNFRMDELPEIMAFLHSYGVKGFLTFNILVFENELRDAGELIEVCIVAGVDAVIVQDLGLVKLIRELSPDFPIHGSTQMTITSPEAVEFTKPWGMERVVLGRENNLKQIEKIGAQAKLPMEVFVHGALCVSYSGQCLTSEMWGGRSANRGECAQACRLPYDLMVDGEQKPMGDVAYLLSPKDLAAVDIMPELIEAGVTSFKIEGRMKSPEYVANVVSKYRKAIDRYFDGDVSRPSKEEVRELQQSFSRGFTHGFLEGTNNKKLVEGTFPKSRGVYLGVVEQVLRDGVVCKIEAPLKRGDGIVFDAGDPTKKEEGGRVYDLRRKGVKLEGEAAESWIVDIVPGRNDVDLRRVHVGDRIWKTSDPALDKRLRQTYEIDKPYRVFPVHVRAVGHAGGLLTTYWTDVQKGTMVRVDSELELEIAQKRPMDAALLEEQFGRLGGTVFQLEKLDAELHGDVILPMRELNSIRRRAVELLAGERPKPPVYVKRAGGLDGALAHSGAPAGDGADSSPRRVPVARGEAKLTALCRSLPQVQAALEAGVEMIYADFEFIKQFPAAVEAVRAAGKSIALATPRIHMPGENGYHNNILRLEPDAVLVRNTGALYFYLRHRQENPDAKHPQLIGDFSLNIANHKAAELFLEAGCDIVTPSYDLNIQQMVDLLGQSQTSSMEIVIHQHLPMFHTEHCVYCTFLSEGTDFTNCGRPCEDHSVSLQDRIGMSHPVRVDEGCRNTVYNAIEQSGAEYLNHFLELGVPNYRVEFLEETPEQVHEVIDLYSRALRGEISGTQVWKSLKATNQLGVTRGQLVK, from the coding sequence ATGAGTAATACGGCACTAACAAGACAAGATGTAGAATTGTTGGCACCAGCTGGCGATTGGGATTGTATGCGGGCAGCGGTAGCTAATGGGGCAGACGCGGTATTTTTTGGAGTGGAAAAGTTTAATGCACGTGCGCGTGCGAACAATTTCCGTATGGATGAGTTGCCTGAGATTATGGCCTTTTTGCATAGTTATGGTGTTAAAGGTTTCTTGACCTTTAATATTCTCGTATTCGAGAATGAACTAAGAGATGCAGGGGAATTGATTGAGGTTTGTATTGTTGCGGGTGTAGATGCGGTGATCGTACAGGATTTAGGGCTGGTCAAGCTGATCAGAGAGCTGTCACCGGATTTTCCGATTCACGGTTCAACACAAATGACGATCACTTCACCTGAAGCGGTTGAGTTTACCAAGCCATGGGGAATGGAACGAGTGGTACTTGGTCGTGAAAATAACCTGAAGCAAATCGAAAAGATTGGAGCGCAGGCGAAGCTACCAATGGAAGTGTTCGTGCATGGCGCGCTGTGTGTGTCATACTCCGGTCAATGTTTGACCTCGGAAATGTGGGGAGGGCGTTCAGCTAACCGTGGAGAATGTGCGCAAGCCTGCCGTCTTCCCTACGATCTAATGGTTGACGGTGAACAGAAACCGATGGGCGATGTGGCTTATCTGTTGTCGCCTAAGGATCTGGCAGCCGTTGATATTATGCCTGAGCTGATCGAAGCAGGTGTAACATCTTTCAAGATTGAAGGTCGGATGAAGAGTCCTGAATATGTTGCCAATGTGGTGAGTAAGTACAGAAAAGCGATTGATCGCTATTTTGATGGAGATGTTTCGCGTCCTTCTAAGGAAGAAGTTCGTGAACTACAACAGAGCTTTTCGCGTGGTTTTACACACGGCTTCCTTGAAGGAACAAATAATAAGAAACTGGTGGAGGGAACTTTTCCTAAAAGCCGTGGTGTGTATCTAGGTGTGGTAGAGCAGGTACTTCGTGATGGAGTTGTATGTAAAATTGAGGCGCCATTGAAACGTGGCGACGGGATCGTCTTCGACGCGGGGGACCCGACGAAGAAAGAAGAAGGCGGCCGTGTGTATGATTTGCGTCGCAAGGGTGTGAAGTTGGAAGGAGAAGCGGCAGAGAGCTGGATCGTGGATATTGTACCAGGACGTAATGATGTAGACTTGCGCCGTGTACATGTGGGCGATCGCATCTGGAAGACGAGTGACCCTGCTCTGGATAAACGACTGCGTCAAACGTATGAAATCGACAAGCCGTATCGGGTGTTCCCCGTACATGTTCGGGCTGTCGGACATGCAGGCGGGTTGCTTACAACTTACTGGACCGACGTCCAGAAAGGAACAATGGTGCGCGTCGACTCAGAGCTTGAGCTCGAGATCGCGCAGAAGCGGCCGATGGACGCCGCTTTGCTAGAAGAGCAGTTCGGCCGTCTCGGCGGTACGGTGTTCCAGCTCGAGAAGCTGGATGCGGAGCTGCATGGTGACGTGATCCTACCGATGCGAGAGCTGAACAGCATCCGCCGCCGCGCAGTGGAACTGCTTGCGGGCGAGCGGCCTAAACCGCCCGTTTACGTGAAACGGGCGGGAGGTCTTGACGGCGCCCTCGCGCATAGCGGGGCGCCTGCGGGCGACGGCGCGGATTCATCGCCGCGCCGCGTGCCCGTGGCTCGCGGTGAAGCGAAGCTCACCGCGCTGTGCCGCAGCCTGCCACAGGTACAGGCTGCACTCGAAGCCGGCGTTGAAATGATCTACGCCGACTTCGAATTCATCAAGCAGTTCCCGGCAGCAGTGGAAGCCGTTCGGGCAGCAGGCAAGTCCATTGCGCTGGCGACACCGCGCATTCACATGCCTGGTGAGAACGGCTACCATAACAACATCCTGCGTCTTGAACCTGATGCAGTGCTAGTGCGCAACACAGGGGCGCTATATTTCTATCTGCGCCACCGTCAAGAGAATCCAGACGCTAAGCATCCGCAACTGATTGGTGATTTCTCACTCAACATTGCCAATCATAAAGCGGCGGAATTGTTCCTAGAAGCAGGGTGTGATATTGTAACACCTTCTTATGATCTCAATATTCAGCAAATGGTCGATCTACTAGGACAAAGTCAGACATCGTCGATGGAAATTGTTATTCATCAGCATTTACCGATGTTCCATACAGAGCATTGCGTGTACTGTACCTTCCTTAGCGAAGGAACAGACTTTACGAACTGTGGACGTCCGTGTGAAGATCACAGTGTGTCACTCCAAGACCGTATTGGAATGTCTCATCCAGTTCGGGTGGATGAAGGTTGCCGCAATACCGTGTATAACGCAATTGAGCAGTCAGGAGCGGAGTATTTGAATCACTTCCTTGAGCTTGGTGTACCAAATTATCGAGTGGAGTTTTTGGAAGAGACACCTGAGCAAGTTCACGAAGTCATCGATCTATACAGCCGCGCGCTACGTGGCGAGATTAGTGGAACACAGGTATGGAAGTCACTAAAGGCGACCAACCAACTTGGTGTTACGCGGGGGCAATTAGTGAAGTAA